Proteins encoded within one genomic window of Spiroplasma sabaudiense Ar-1343:
- a CDS encoding ABC transporter permease: MKKIIKSYLKTFFNAWIETVGSIIFTILLALISIGLMAPSVQIMSRINNVERNTNKWDFEMDNDYNYLSAEIVFKYFYSHEDFQVNDNFILKIENDSFSFFTPEYYKALHHQIGVGDIDRPLKMEEIETNRIYVDILNATLNVLMNSENGLQTSSQIKKINSSSSLTYFDIFTFDFQKMLGKDSGNFGSVQLYLQRQIFESIAKENQAVIDYKPKIYFEEKPMLNSRGRSIEVRKIIEDSKAELNNVVLIDGHMPNSNAVIPEILITDLFAKSNGLKIGDVIKLPLGFSNGLMHDVEFRISGFGSNLESLVTGENFLSSWKTSQNYFFAFLDETAFDEIYYNFYENQTTKALTLQTQTLIKLKDPNFNIEKLFINESQGTTVFNNSEKIMFSIKESFFHETLSITKIQAILFILIAVILLLLSFIFTNFLIRKEINDSLKQLGIFKASGYSNFQLAWVFAIKVTISIFIGILIGFFISFPIQIYVLALFENQIIFFVNPILYSLWFLALILILIPLSLMLMSYLLISFFLGKPVLYLINNTARIKEPSKFSTTMAYIIFPIFICQFISQKINHYLSSKSIGFNYRLRTAFTQRSKGKFITTIFLFSLASMLFLFQLGSQSLIEQNYNRYTNPYNQNLSHFYRFNSQPNVVWNQEDGFKIEEEDDFIDNPIKYIGYQNSNFNEVVNQNSNDFETKISLLTSLVTEAIKSNSENLVTDMMIVNGTSPDAWENFGPSMTKFLKTDLTAIESTDSFESLPQIGNAADFKKTALFYSQQNSDEKNSTFRLSDFKAISQLAFAQSSGLSYANEAYENLVAQGIENKIAIEIVRKGIDELISIQDFQSFDISNKVVGSLMRQSQKNIDFQIGNLPEMTRILFEAAFSAPTNSSTLITSNQIFYNETTELLSYSFSVKPLMKPNLDLANLELIDFGDDKVDLQTAWRMRLTKADTLKNMSNQLFDNPFETKVIISQLFAKKYDLKIGDSFLIAPKTRPGLTGINRVKVVDINLANTYTDTIFADYNSFFKVNSNGILNPEDENHLILKNRLFSQMELYNGEIDTNNFADTFLNLELNANSLAVRYDFGTPILGFWFKEILPLEQLFETDDSLLRTPSFLTNPSLTNRLSNSNVAYLRLTRVFAKDLMSQISSMMLILIILSSILLIILFVVIMSIVIDTSRNIIFTMKAFGYRNSEVNWIVIGNYVIYSLVAFMISYLFSLIVWRVVLDIAWSSSQILMEFPWSFWAPLVTFLALGFVCFFGWLVAQIKVKRESIVNNLE, translated from the coding sequence ATGAAAAAAATAATAAAAAGCTATTTAAAAACTTTTTTTAATGCATGAATTGAAACAGTTGGCTCGATTATTTTCACAATCTTGCTGGCTCTTATATCAATTGGCTTAATGGCTCCATCTGTTCAAATTATGAGTCGAATTAATAATGTTGAAAGAAATACAAATAAGTGAGATTTTGAGATGGATAATGACTATAATTATTTGTCAGCCGAAATTGTTTTTAAGTATTTTTATTCGCATGAAGATTTTCAAGTAAATGATAATTTTATCTTGAAAATAGAAAATGATAGTTTTAGTTTTTTTACTCCCGAATACTACAAGGCCTTGCACCACCAAATTGGGGTGGGGGATATTGATCGTCCTTTAAAAATGGAAGAAATTGAAACAAATAGAATTTATGTTGATATTTTAAATGCAACCTTAAATGTATTAATGAATTCAGAAAATGGCCTTCAAACTAGTTCGCAAATTAAAAAAATAAATAGCAGTAGTAGTTTGACTTATTTTGATATTTTTACTTTTGATTTTCAAAAAATGTTGGGCAAAGATAGTGGTAATTTTGGAAGTGTTCAATTGTATTTGCAAAGACAAATTTTTGAAAGTATAGCCAAAGAAAATCAGGCAGTCATCGATTATAAACCTAAAATTTATTTTGAAGAGAAACCGATGTTAAATTCACGTGGCCGATCAATTGAAGTTAGAAAAATTATTGAAGACTCTAAAGCAGAGTTAAACAATGTTGTTTTAATTGACGGTCATATGCCCAATTCAAACGCTGTAATACCAGAGATTTTGATAACGGATTTGTTTGCTAAGTCTAATGGACTAAAAATTGGTGATGTGATTAAACTGCCGCTAGGTTTTTCTAACGGGTTAATGCATGATGTTGAATTTAGAATTTCAGGATTTGGATCAAATTTAGAATCATTGGTAACTGGAGAAAACTTTTTATCGTCTTGAAAAACGAGTCAAAATTATTTTTTTGCTTTTTTAGATGAAACTGCTTTTGATGAAATTTATTATAATTTTTATGAAAATCAAACTACAAAAGCTCTTACCTTGCAAACTCAAACTCTAATAAAATTAAAAGACCCAAATTTTAACATTGAAAAATTATTTATAAATGAATCGCAGGGAACCACGGTATTTAACAATTCTGAGAAAATTATGTTTAGCATAAAGGAAAGTTTTTTTCATGAAACTCTAAGCATCACAAAAATTCAAGCAATACTTTTTATCTTAATTGCAGTGATTCTTTTATTGCTATCATTTATTTTTACTAATTTCTTAATTCGCAAGGAAATAAATGATTCTCTAAAACAACTTGGAATATTCAAGGCAAGCGGTTATAGCAATTTTCAATTAGCGTGAGTTTTTGCGATTAAAGTGACAATTTCAATTTTCATCGGAATTTTAATTGGTTTTTTTATTTCTTTTCCGATTCAAATTTATGTCTTAGCTCTATTTGAAAATCAAATTATATTTTTTGTGAACCCAATTCTTTATTCTTTGTGATTTTTAGCATTGATATTAATACTAATTCCGCTTTCATTGATGCTTATGAGTTATTTGCTAATTTCGTTTTTTTTAGGAAAACCTGTCTTATATTTAATTAATAATACCGCGAGAATAAAAGAGCCTTCCAAGTTTTCAACAACTATGGCCTACATTATTTTCCCTATTTTTATTTGTCAGTTCATAAGCCAAAAAATAAATCACTATTTATCTAGCAAAAGCATAGGTTTCAATTACCGATTAAGAACTGCCTTTACTCAAAGGTCAAAAGGTAAGTTTATTACAACAATATTTTTATTTTCACTTGCCTCTATGCTATTTTTATTTCAATTAGGTTCTCAAAGCTTAATTGAGCAGAATTATAACCGCTATACAAATCCATACAATCAAAATTTGAGTCATTTTTATCGTTTCAACTCTCAACCAAATGTCGTGTGAAACCAAGAAGATGGTTTTAAAATCGAAGAAGAAGATGATTTTATAGACAATCCAATTAAATACATCGGTTATCAAAATTCAAACTTTAATGAAGTTGTTAATCAAAATAGTAATGATTTTGAAACAAAAATTAGTTTACTAACCAGTCTTGTAACCGAGGCGATTAAAAGTAATAGTGAAAATTTAGTAACTGATATGATGATTGTTAATGGCACTTCACCGGATGCTTGAGAAAATTTTGGACCCTCAATGACGAAATTTTTAAAAACAGATTTAACAGCAATTGAGAGTACAGATAGTTTTGAAAGTTTACCACAAATTGGCAATGCCGCTGATTTTAAAAAAACAGCACTTTTTTACTCCCAACAGAATAGCGATGAAAAAAACAGCACTTTCAGACTAAGTGATTTCAAAGCCATATCCCAGCTAGCATTTGCTCAAAGTTCAGGCTTAAGTTATGCCAACGAGGCATATGAAAATTTAGTTGCTCAGGGTATTGAAAATAAAATTGCGATTGAAATTGTTCGCAAGGGAATTGATGAATTAATTTCTATTCAAGACTTTCAAAGTTTTGATATTTCAAATAAAGTTGTGGGATCCTTAATGCGACAAAGTCAAAAAAATATTGATTTTCAAATTGGAAATCTACCTGAAATGACAAGAATTTTATTTGAAGCCGCATTTTCTGCTCCAACAAATTCATCAACTTTAATTACAAGTAACCAGATATTTTACAATGAAACGACTGAATTACTATCTTATAGTTTTTCAGTAAAACCACTAATGAAGCCTAATTTAGATTTGGCAAATTTAGAGTTAATTGATTTTGGTGATGATAAAGTTGATTTACAAACCGCATGAAGAATGAGGTTAACAAAAGCGGATACTTTGAAAAATATGTCAAATCAATTATTTGATAATCCCTTTGAGACAAAGGTAATCATTTCGCAATTATTTGCCAAAAAATATGATTTAAAAATAGGGGACTCTTTTTTGATTGCTCCAAAAACAAGACCAGGGTTAACGGGTATAAACCGAGTAAAAGTTGTTGATATTAATCTTGCAAACACTTACACTGATACTATTTTCGCTGACTACAACTCCTTTTTTAAAGTAAATTCCAACGGGATTCTTAACCCTGAGGATGAAAACCATTTGATTTTGAAAAACCGCTTATTTTCACAAATGGAGTTATATAATGGTGAAATTGATACTAACAATTTTGCAGATACTTTCTTAAATTTGGAACTTAATGCAAATTCTTTAGCTGTGAGATATGATTTTGGAACTCCAATTTTGGGGTTTTGATTTAAGGAAATATTGCCTCTGGAACAGTTATTTGAAACTGATGATAGTTTACTAAGAACTCCTAGTTTTTTAACAAATCCAAGTCTTACAAATAGATTAAGTAATTCCAACGTAGCTTACTTAAGGCTCACGCGAGTTTTTGCAAAAGATTTGATGAGTCAAATTAGTTCAATGATGTTGATATTAATAATTTTAAGTTCGATTTTGTTAATAATATTATTTGTGGTAATTATGAGCATTGTTATTGACACTTCAAGAAATATTATTTTCACAATGAAAGCTTTTGGATATCGAAATTCTGAGGTGAATTGAATTGTTATTGGAAACTATGTCATATATTCGCTTGTGGCATTTATGATTTCATATTTATTTTCGTTAATAGTTTGAAGAGTGGTCTTGGATATTGCATGGTCATCATCTCAAATTTTAATGGAATTTCCTTGAAGTTTTTGAGCTCCACTAGTCACATTTTTAGCTTTAGGTTTTGTTTGTTTTTTTGGATGATTGGTAGCTCAAATTAAAGTTAAAAGAGAATCAATTGTCAATAATTTAGAGTAG
- a CDS encoding ABC transporter permease, which yields MRKILLNYLRSFKQYFGQMIGVLLFLVILSGVAIGMMTTSLQIHTRTQAVNRHTNKWDLFFESNQDSFTTEFVYQFFYQGQQVSEGDEVFLSTPNSCDDYNFLSERFRDYLIALEENNLDDSKTIVANEIKKAMGYFSQGALVNSNIKDSNGFFYGKDFFSKEFMDYLHGDNPSKINFNYEIPFYVAYEISNNNLNRDKIQMTWSLDLPTFSAKTSSNSDSKVVHLKNGISRDFNNFNNNEISQVIIQEGRNVNAENFGQREIVLTDKFARLNNLKVGSQIFLNTGWNDGLQIKQDWNVVGIGIKYEDLATFGNFADASRDMKNFGYGYVDDKIIGDIIEQNWINSLTPRTKVEITKYINFKDPNADLNMIFKTSQINEFGIYEANMVNFNTLNKFKNQFIIISVGAQMIMNIIIGFLMVTLAFIFIMFLIKKELQENIRQIGIFKAFGYQNSTFAIIFSIKTTIIIAIGVFFGLFVSLPLQNLGFKAFDINIMFFIERFYFNWFFLVVLLIFVPLFFGLVSFMWILLSMQQTSLEMMEGGSNKSKQNNIAIKILQFIFFPFLVIKLINNQISRFLEVRSLGFGWRVRRAFTARSIGKFILIMTLFNFASVILILQFQVRTFSEDLTPTRDKKYVNSIDHSFEFSNFQNIDYNSKTKKLFLTETNKIYPSPINFEKYNDKNSLKAILEETSTKSSNQINWLLTTVSNEAANNSNYIISDSEITGITTNSAPIVKDLFLADLSKINPRQNHDIDLIQKIHIINPDSLKKSLFFMTASDENGLKNNYFLSDVGKTACLINQRDFLQNEGNHYYKKALEKNTAQIALEETRKFINEMIQDNNINCNDNYFWDPLAFNDLKVTNNFTTQPNFKMNNWESASTYSKDILKLAFLSNPKSRTLVLNNQIFINSTKEALVYNLKALPFEQNIKAEMNLVLTDTRSNTDGYFDVIKNSSLSSRDWDNLSNNRESDNNVNAIISKLTAKTFGFKKGDAIEVVIQTENKVKISLVVSAINNDDIYSHDIIVDDNTFFKNYGDDSINNSSGNLINSLVSTNPLFKFSNYQSLLEIENTSLVTKTLTNNIDESTPFFGTIFSDFIDYPMGNIFDNKPILMTNPLNYSDGDGPYSNLYSIERQHSLDMSRNLIVILNIVLVMIIAIFSIILIVLILAIIDEASKIILTFKSIGYSVLQVNWIVLGDYVIWSLISLLFCYLMASVIFYGFSIYAWKNMSLLVDHHISFKIPLITLGILGIVILCGWLSSYVKIKKKKMTEITV from the coding sequence ATGAGAAAAATTTTATTGAACTATTTAAGATCATTTAAGCAATATTTCGGTCAAATGATTGGAGTGTTGCTATTTCTTGTTATCCTAAGTGGTGTTGCGATTGGTATGATGACAACGTCATTACAAATTCATACCCGAACTCAAGCAGTTAATAGGCATACTAATAAATGAGACTTGTTTTTTGAGTCCAACCAAGATTCTTTTACCACAGAATTTGTTTACCAATTTTTTTATCAGGGTCAACAAGTCAGCGAGGGTGATGAGGTATTTCTATCAACCCCGAACAGTTGTGATGATTATAATTTTTTGAGTGAGAGATTTAGAGATTACTTAATTGCTCTTGAAGAAAACAATTTAGATGATTCTAAAACAATTGTGGCAAACGAAATTAAAAAAGCAATGGGGTATTTTTCCCAAGGTGCTTTAGTTAACTCAAATATTAAGGATTCAAACGGATTTTTTTATGGGAAAGATTTTTTTTCTAAGGAATTTATGGATTACTTACATGGAGATAACCCCTCAAAAATTAATTTTAATTATGAAATACCATTTTATGTAGCTTATGAAATAAGTAACAATAATTTAAATCGTGACAAAATTCAAATGACTTGATCTCTGGATTTGCCAACATTTAGTGCTAAAACATCTTCAAATTCTGATTCTAAAGTTGTTCATTTAAAAAATGGTATCTCAAGAGATTTTAATAATTTTAATAATAATGAAATATCTCAGGTTATTATCCAAGAAGGTCGTAATGTTAATGCTGAGAACTTTGGTCAACGAGAAATTGTTTTAACAGACAAGTTTGCTCGTTTAAATAATTTAAAAGTTGGATCTCAAATATTTTTAAATACGGGCTGAAATGATGGCCTTCAAATAAAACAAGATTGAAATGTTGTGGGAATCGGAATCAAATACGAAGATTTAGCAACTTTTGGAAACTTTGCTGATGCTAGCCGAGATATGAAAAACTTTGGCTACGGTTATGTTGATGATAAAATAATTGGAGACATTATTGAACAAAACTGGATAAACTCATTAACTCCAAGAACAAAAGTTGAAATTACTAAATATATTAACTTTAAAGATCCGAATGCTGATTTAAATATGATTTTTAAAACTAGCCAAATTAACGAATTTGGTATTTATGAAGCAAATATGGTCAATTTTAATACTTTAAACAAATTCAAAAATCAATTTATTATCATTAGTGTTGGAGCTCAAATGATTATGAATATTATTATCGGTTTTTTAATGGTGACTTTGGCTTTTATTTTTATTATGTTTTTAATTAAAAAAGAATTGCAAGAAAATATACGCCAAATTGGTATTTTCAAGGCCTTCGGTTATCAGAACTCAACTTTTGCAATAATTTTTTCGATTAAAACAACGATAATAATTGCTATTGGCGTCTTTTTTGGTTTATTTGTTTCATTGCCCCTACAAAATCTTGGTTTTAAGGCATTTGATATTAATATTATGTTTTTTATTGAAAGATTTTATTTTAATTGATTTTTCTTAGTTGTTCTACTTATTTTCGTGCCATTATTTTTTGGATTAGTATCATTTATGTGGATTTTACTTTCAATGCAACAGACTTCTTTGGAAATGATGGAAGGTGGCTCAAATAAGAGTAAACAAAATAATATCGCTATTAAAATATTACAGTTTATTTTTTTTCCATTTTTAGTTATTAAGCTGATAAATAATCAAATCTCTCGTTTTTTGGAAGTGCGAAGTCTTGGTTTTGGATGAAGAGTTCGAAGAGCATTTACTGCTCGCTCAATTGGGAAATTTATTTTGATAATGACATTATTTAATTTTGCATCAGTAATTTTAATTTTACAGTTTCAAGTGCGGACTTTTAGTGAGGACTTAACACCAACAAGAGACAAAAAGTATGTTAATTCAATCGATCACTCATTTGAATTCAGCAATTTCCAAAATATTGATTATAACTCTAAGACGAAAAAATTATTTTTAACTGAAACAAATAAAATATATCCAAGCCCAATAAACTTTGAAAAATACAATGATAAAAATAGTTTAAAAGCCATATTAGAGGAAACCTCAACAAAATCAAGCAACCAAATTAATTGGCTACTAACAACAGTTTCTAATGAAGCAGCAAATAATAGCAATTATATAATTTCTGATAGTGAAATTACTGGAATCACAACCAATTCAGCACCAATAGTGAAAGATTTATTTTTAGCAGATTTATCAAAAATAAATCCGCGCCAAAATCATGACATTGATTTGATTCAAAAAATTCATATAATTAACCCAGATTCTTTAAAAAAATCATTATTTTTTATGACTGCAAGTGACGAAAATGGTTTAAAAAATAATTACTTTCTATCAGATGTTGGTAAAACCGCCTGTTTAATCAATCAAAGGGACTTCTTACAAAATGAGGGGAATCATTATTACAAGAAAGCATTAGAAAAAAACACTGCACAAATTGCACTAGAAGAAACTAGGAAATTTATAAACGAAATGATTCAGGATAATAATATAAATTGTAATGATAATTACTTTTGAGACCCATTGGCGTTTAATGATTTAAAAGTGACTAATAATTTTACAACTCAACCAAATTTTAAAATGAATAACTGGGAAAGTGCCAGCACTTATTCAAAAGATATTCTTAAATTAGCCTTTTTAAGTAACCCTAAGTCGCGAACCTTGGTTCTTAATAATCAGATTTTTATCAACAGTACTAAGGAAGCTTTGGTTTACAATTTAAAAGCGCTTCCATTTGAGCAAAATATTAAAGCCGAAATGAATTTAGTTTTAACAGATACAAGAAGCAACACAGATGGCTATTTTGATGTAATAAAAAATAGTAGTTTGAGTAGTCGTGATTGAGATAATTTATCCAATAATCGCGAAAGTGATAATAATGTAAATGCAATAATTAGTAAGTTAACAGCCAAAACATTTGGTTTTAAAAAGGGTGACGCAATCGAAGTTGTTATACAAACCGAAAACAAGGTAAAAATTTCATTGGTTGTTTCAGCTATTAATAACGATGATATTTACTCTCATGACATCATTGTTGACGATAATACTTTTTTTAAAAATTATGGTGATGATTCTATAAATAACAGCAGTGGGAATCTAATAAATAGTCTGGTTTCTACCAATCCCTTATTTAAATTTAGCAATTACCAATCTCTATTGGAAATTGAAAACACGTCACTAGTTACCAAAACCCTAACAAATAATATCGACGAGTCGACACCGTTTTTTGGAACGATTTTTAGTGATTTTATTGATTATCCAATGGGCAATATCTTCGACAATAAGCCGATTTTAATGACAAATCCATTAAATTATTCTGATGGAGATGGACCATATTCAAATTTATATTCAATAGAAAGGCAACACTCTCTTGATATGTCCCGTAATCTAATCGTTATTTTGAATATAGTTTTAGTCATGATAATTGCGATTTTTTCTATTATATTGATAGTTTTGATATTGGCAATTATTGATGAAGCTTCTAAGATAATTCTGACATTTAAATCAATTGGATACTCGGTTTTACAAGTTAACTGAATTGTACTTGGAGATTATGTTATCTGAAGTTTGATTTCTTTATTATTTTGCTATTTAATGGCCTCAGTAATATTTTATGGTTTCAGTATTTATGCATGAAAAAATATGAGCCTACTTGTTGACCACCATATAAGCTTTAAAATTCCGCTTATAACTCTTGGAATTTTGGGAATTGTGATTTTATGCGGATGATTATCTAGTTATGTTAAAATAAAAAAGAAGAAAATGACCGAAATTACCGTCTAA
- a CDS encoding ABC transporter permease — MRKVLKSYLKSFIKAWVETFGTIIFVLTLTAVVVGMVATPLQLTSKNRGIENETNHWDNYVTPKTSYFNDNFLFSYFYEGKSYNRPNGDSIIANPLGEGKILFSTAVMNYLKPIVDQEKEGNHGELGKEIRNIFATYQKGGAALFNEISGQEIFSAEFQEILSENYYNDINYFIVENVLTNQNEKIDISYELSFFLTKQDVGNNSFELDLRQADNTKEQLINGTPINQLIISKGRTIETNSMSEIVLTEKYAKTNNIKIGDKISLPGINSTTLPKELTVVGFGTKFDTLTPSSNYSMLTSDPDNYSYGFVSYEFLDQLRSETWKSDRNNTLKFDTIIRTKNIIPGLNVINLFAVDLMNSNSIYREGENFITAQYDYPTINALSNIRIQVIIFLVLAVVVLVLAFIFINFVIKKEINNTRVQLGIFKAFGYKNSELSWIFATKMLITIFIGVFAGYLISIPLQNYVSGQFSGSVTYAFSSVYFSLWFATIIFVVIPLLFTLISYLLTLSYLNESALKLITNASKPPTKSTFKTVMKWVFFPVGITSLVLTKTAQSLSYHNRGFTWRLQQSFTARGKGKFVMVILIFSFSALLFTLQLGAKAVMGSAISQGYEMVQDGVDHRFSWKKLPEIDYKDGKVSIINSDWRERNSQNIGYTGDIQTSLKSHSSNFRENFAHVLDLLIEDSISNPAWIFNLQKVYSKTDLTNPELINLQNLNNLDDFATTDASKTAMGATFQNAEQEYNNYYLKDISRTLCLMTEAAPIVNSRIPQKASGNCNDLSILEANSAMNSDDNTKVDFFQGVSPDVRAMLSMALTAEPDANAVVTPNQIYIDSQKELLQYKTDVLVNDLNSQKFDLELDYFDDNLGRTQNIYKFSGVSDSQFNELKTANSDPTVINSIVSYRIAKLLNLSVGSEFKVRTNTTTKQELTIRVSGINRSNAFGTLIIASYENYFNAFKTSDENDNEVINDLKTNKIVYGNSIWSKQPLFNGAIDIDNIGQSIANLKFAKNNVAISVGKDTPIFGTIFQEILNGIGEQTFASGPERFDVLTNGSLLASTELSSSIPLNLMTATLDTILARSTVLMTIFILLVAFLLTIILVVIMNIVVDEAAVIILTMRALGYKPGEINWVVMGNYLIWTLIGFLIAYVLSVIVWTGILEFVWQSFGILIPFPSDWQTPVISFSILAAIMVVGWITAMLKISNRPLTNITAYS, encoded by the coding sequence ATGAGAAAAGTTCTAAAAAGTTATTTAAAGTCATTTATAAAAGCCTGAGTGGAAACGTTTGGAACCATTATTTTTGTTTTGACCCTAACTGCTGTTGTTGTTGGAATGGTGGCAACGCCTTTACAACTGACAAGTAAAAATCGTGGAATTGAAAATGAAACTAATCACTGGGACAATTACGTGACACCAAAAACAAGTTATTTTAATGATAATTTTTTATTTAGCTATTTTTATGAGGGAAAATCTTATAATCGACCAAATGGAGACTCAATCATTGCTAACCCATTAGGAGAAGGAAAAATTCTTTTCAGTACAGCGGTAATGAATTATTTAAAACCAATTGTTGATCAAGAAAAAGAGGGCAATCATGGCGAATTGGGTAAAGAAATTCGTAACATTTTTGCAACTTATCAAAAAGGTGGGGCTGCTTTATTTAATGAAATTAGTGGCCAAGAAATTTTTAGTGCTGAATTTCAAGAAATTCTAAGCGAGAACTACTACAACGATATTAACTATTTTATTGTTGAAAATGTTTTAACTAATCAAAATGAAAAAATTGACATTTCCTATGAACTATCATTTTTTTTGACCAAGCAAGATGTTGGTAATAATAGTTTTGAACTAGATTTGCGTCAAGCTGATAACACCAAAGAGCAGTTAATAAATGGTACTCCAATTAATCAATTAATTATTTCAAAAGGAAGAACTATTGAAACCAATTCAATGAGTGAAATTGTTCTAACTGAGAAATATGCCAAAACTAATAATATTAAAATTGGAGATAAAATTAGTCTTCCTGGAATTAATTCAACAACTTTACCAAAAGAGCTCACTGTGGTTGGTTTTGGAACAAAATTTGACACGCTAACTCCTAGCTCAAATTATTCAATGTTGACAAGTGATCCAGACAACTATTCTTATGGCTTTGTCAGTTATGAGTTTTTAGATCAACTACGTAGTGAAACTTGAAAAAGTGATAGAAATAATACGCTAAAATTTGACACAATTATTAGAACCAAAAATATTATTCCTGGTTTAAATGTTATTAATTTATTCGCGGTTGATTTGATGAATTCAAACTCGATTTATCGTGAGGGAGAAAATTTCATTACTGCACAATATGATTATCCAACCATTAATGCCTTGAGTAATATTAGAATTCAAGTAATTATTTTCTTAGTTTTAGCAGTTGTTGTGCTAGTATTGGCATTTATTTTCATAAACTTTGTTATTAAAAAAGAAATTAATAATACCCGAGTTCAATTAGGGATTTTTAAAGCTTTTGGTTATAAAAACTCAGAACTTTCATGAATTTTTGCAACCAAAATGTTGATAACTATTTTTATCGGTGTTTTTGCAGGATATCTTATCTCAATTCCGTTACAAAATTATGTTTCTGGACAGTTTAGTGGTAGTGTTACTTATGCATTTAGTAGTGTGTACTTTTCACTTTGATTTGCAACAATAATTTTTGTAGTAATTCCGTTATTATTTACACTAATTTCTTATTTACTGACTTTAAGTTATTTGAATGAGTCAGCATTGAAATTAATTACCAATGCTTCAAAACCACCAACAAAATCAACCTTTAAAACAGTGATGAAATGAGTATTTTTCCCAGTTGGGATTACTAGTCTAGTTTTAACAAAAACTGCTCAGTCTTTGAGTTATCACAATAGAGGATTTACTTGAAGGCTACAACAATCATTTACAGCCCGAGGAAAAGGGAAATTTGTGATGGTTATCTTAATTTTCTCATTTTCAGCATTACTATTTACCCTTCAATTGGGAGCTAAAGCTGTAATGGGCTCAGCAATTAGTCAAGGATATGAAATGGTTCAAGATGGTGTAGATCACCGCTTTTCTTGAAAAAAACTTCCAGAAATTGATTATAAGGATGGCAAAGTTTCAATAATAAACTCAGACTGAAGAGAGAGAAACTCACAAAATATTGGCTATACTGGTGACATTCAAACCTCATTAAAATCACACTCAAGTAACTTTAGAGAAAATTTTGCTCATGTGTTAGATTTACTAATTGAGGATAGCATATCAAATCCAGCATGAATTTTTAACCTTCAAAAAGTTTATTCAAAAACAGATTTAACCAATCCTGAGTTAATTAACCTTCAAAACCTTAATAACCTTGATGATTTTGCAACAACAGATGCTTCTAAAACTGCTATGGGAGCAACTTTTCAAAATGCTGAACAAGAATACAACAACTATTACTTGAAAGATATTTCAAGAACCCTTTGTTTAATGACAGAGGCAGCACCAATTGTTAACAGCAGAATCCCACAAAAAGCTAGTGGAAATTGCAACGATCTAAGTATTTTAGAAGCTAATTCAGCAATGAATTCAGATGACAATACTAAAGTTGACTTCTTCCAAGGGGTATCCCCAGACGTTAGAGCAATGTTATCAATGGCTCTAACAGCAGAGCCGGATGCTAATGCCGTGGTAACTCCAAATCAAATTTATATTGATTCTCAAAAAGAGTTATTACAATATAAAACTGATGTCTTAGTTAATGATTTAAATTCTCAAAAATTTGACTTAGAGTTAGATTACTTTGATGATAATTTAGGTAGAACACAAAATATCTATAAATTTAGCGGAGTAAGTGATAGTCAATTTAACGAATTAAAAACTGCAAATTCAGATCCAACAGTAATAAACTCAATCGTTTCATATCGAATTGCTAAGTTATTGAATTTATCTGTTGGTAGCGAGTTTAAGGTTCGTACAAATACTACCACAAAACAAGAATTAACAATTAGGGTTTCGGGAATAAATCGTTCAAATGCTTTTGGGACATTGATAATTGCTTCATATGAAAATTACTTTAACGCCTTTAAAACAAGCGATGAAAATGATAATGAAGTAATTAACGACTTAAAAACTAATAAAATTGTCTATGGAAACTCAATTTGATCTAAACAACCACTATTTAATGGTGCTATTGATATTGATAATATTGGGCAATCAATTGCAAACCTAAAATTTGCTAAAAACAATGTTGCTATTTCCGTTGGTAAGGATACCCCAATTTTTGGAACTATTTTTCAAGAAATTCTTAACGGGATTGGTGAACAGACTTTTGCTTCTGGTCCCGAGCGTTTTGATGTCTTAACAAATGGAAGTTTACTGGCTTCAACAGAATTATCATCAAGCATACCTTTGAATTTAATGACAGCGACTCTGGACACTATTCTAGCGCGCTCAACAGTATTAATGACGATTTTTATCTTATTGGTAGCATTCTTGCTAACAATTATTTTAGTCGTAATTATGAATATTGTTGTTGATGAAGCAGCAGTTATCATCTTAACAATGCGAGCATTAGGTTATAAACCAGGGGAGATTAATTGAGTTGTTATGGGTAACTACTTAATTTGAACCCTAATCGGCTTCCTAATCGCATATGTTCTATCGGTGATTGTTTGAACCGGAATTTTGGAATTTGTTTGACAGTCGTTTGGAATATTAATACCATTCCCTTCAGATTGACAAACCCCAGTCATTTCATTCTCGATTTTAGCAGCTATAATGGTTGTGGGATGAATCACAGCAATGCTAAAAATTTCAAATCGACCATTAACAAATATTACAGCCTATAGTTAG